In Streptosporangium album, the following are encoded in one genomic region:
- a CDS encoding ANTAR domain-containing response regulator, whose amino-acid sequence MEMVTPVLARDLAALGRVGEETSSESVLRDLTTTLAGDVPGCAGGSAELWRDERLVVSASHSELIVLVDSEGDLGEGPSTEARATGHPVIVQDVLHESRWPGYIGMAVRCGIRSVLAMPITVERAVLVLGLYGVRPGAFAARNVPPLADMLAEQVTVALANMWDYDEVRTDAAQMQEALAGRAIIDQAKGIIMKSSGCSAEAAFDELRRVSQHHQVKVADLARLLVDEHQRNQGGKTG is encoded by the coding sequence ATGGAGATGGTCACTCCCGTTCTCGCCCGGGATCTCGCGGCGCTCGGCAGGGTCGGCGAGGAGACATCGAGCGAGAGCGTGCTGCGTGACCTCACCACCACGCTCGCGGGCGACGTGCCAGGCTGTGCGGGCGGCTCCGCCGAGCTCTGGCGCGATGAGCGGCTGGTCGTCTCCGCCTCGCACAGCGAGCTCATCGTGCTCGTCGACAGCGAGGGCGACCTGGGGGAGGGGCCCTCCACCGAGGCCCGTGCCACCGGCCACCCCGTGATCGTCCAGGATGTGCTGCACGAGTCCCGCTGGCCGGGCTATATCGGTATGGCGGTCCGCTGCGGGATCCGCTCGGTCCTGGCCATGCCGATCACCGTCGAGCGCGCCGTCCTGGTCCTCGGGCTGTACGGCGTGCGTCCCGGCGCATTCGCGGCCCGGAACGTCCCCCCGCTGGCCGACATGCTGGCCGAGCAGGTGACCGTGGCACTGGCCAACATGTGGGACTACGACGAGGTCAGGACCGACGCCGCCCAGATGCAGGAGGCGCTGGCCGGCAGGGCGATCATCGACCAGGCCAAGGGCATCATCATGAAGTCCAGCGGCTGCTCGGCCGAGGCCGCCTTCGACGAGCTGCGCAGGGTTTCCCAGCATCATCAGGTGAAGGTAGCCGATCTGGCCCGGCTGCTGGTGGACGAACACCAGCGCAACCAGGGCGGGAAAACCGGCTGA
- a CDS encoding STAS domain-containing protein — MTVSENGERAAALTLTSALVGGINVVRVTGLLDATTRDQFADYLAAEMDEHGPDMALDLGGVAFMDSRALGLIVHHWQLSANADAKFALIGVEYAKTKVMWITGLAQRLPLYDTIEDALAAFG, encoded by the coding sequence GTGACGGTGTCGGAGAACGGCGAGAGAGCGGCGGCGCTGACTCTGACGTCGGCGCTGGTGGGTGGGATCAACGTGGTCCGGGTGACGGGCCTGCTGGACGCGACGACCAGGGACCAGTTCGCCGACTACCTGGCGGCCGAGATGGACGAGCACGGCCCCGACATGGCACTGGACCTGGGCGGGGTGGCCTTCATGGACTCCCGCGCGCTGGGGCTCATCGTCCATCACTGGCAGCTCAGCGCCAACGCCGACGCGAAGTTCGCCCTCATCGGGGTGGAATACGCCAAGACCAAGGTGATGTGGATCACCGGCCTCGCCCAGCGGTTGCCGCTCTACGACACGATCGAAGACGCCCTCGCCGCCTTCGGCTAG
- a CDS encoding SigB/SigF/SigG family RNA polymerase sigma factor, whose product MSVQALELADMTAEELLAEMVLPEVSDYRAERLRERIVEMHRTLAMEIARRYRYRGEPLEDLLQAAYVGLMKAINGFDPTLGHAFRGYAVVTMTGEVKRHFRDRTWAIRVPRVYQERRAELNRLVADLSQDLGRAPTVAELAVKMNISEEDVLLTLDASAAYSALSLDAPLGADDDAAALGDVIPDEDDALGVLVDREAVKPLIDKLPAREKNILLLRFFGNMTQAEIAAEFGISQMHVSRILRKVLDRLRAELVAEC is encoded by the coding sequence ATGTCTGTTCAGGCCCTCGAACTCGCCGACATGACCGCCGAGGAACTCCTCGCCGAGATGGTTCTGCCCGAGGTCTCCGATTACCGCGCCGAGCGTCTGCGCGAGCGGATCGTCGAGATGCACCGGACCCTCGCCATGGAGATCGCCCGTCGCTACCGCTACCGGGGCGAGCCGCTGGAGGACCTCCTCCAGGCAGCCTATGTCGGGCTGATGAAAGCCATCAACGGATTCGACCCCACCCTCGGCCACGCATTCCGGGGCTATGCCGTGGTCACCATGACCGGTGAGGTCAAGCGTCACTTCCGTGACCGCACCTGGGCCATCCGGGTCCCCCGCGTCTACCAGGAGCGCAGGGCCGAGCTGAACCGGCTGGTCGCCGATCTCAGCCAGGACCTCGGCCGCGCGCCGACGGTCGCCGAGCTCGCCGTCAAGATGAACATCTCCGAAGAGGACGTCCTGCTCACCCTCGACGCCTCGGCCGCCTACAGTGCGCTCTCGCTCGACGCGCCGCTCGGCGCCGACGACGACGCGGCCGCGCTGGGCGACGTCATCCCCGACGAGGACGACGCCCTGGGCGTGCTCGTGGACCGCGAGGCGGTCAAGCCGCTGATCGACAAGCTGCCGGCGCGCGAGAAGAACATCCTGCTCCTGCGTTTCTTCGGCAACATGACCCAGGCCGAGATCGCAGCCGAGTTCGGAATCTCACAGATGCACGTATCCCGTATCCTGCGGAAGGTGCTGGACCGGCTCCGTGCGGAACTCGTGGCCGAATGCTGA
- a CDS encoding ATP-binding protein has translation MNEDGVRPARFLASGDRSLPIPAGAAVAELAFCLPDLPDVRDFAAVWAVRGGMAPESLTDFLVAVNEVATNAVTHGHTSAKAVLRIWAVGRNLVVEIHDQGRWTPAEIPGQTPPAPYATSGMGLWVARMISSDITVETGAAGTFITMFFKV, from the coding sequence GTGAACGAGGACGGTGTTCGTCCGGCTCGTTTCCTGGCGAGCGGCGACCGTTCTCTGCCGATCCCCGCCGGAGCGGCCGTGGCGGAGCTCGCCTTCTGCCTCCCCGACCTGCCCGACGTACGTGATTTCGCCGCCGTCTGGGCCGTGCGAGGCGGGATGGCCCCCGAGAGCCTGACCGACTTCCTGGTGGCGGTGAACGAGGTCGCCACCAACGCCGTCACCCACGGCCACACCAGCGCCAAGGCCGTGTTACGGATATGGGCCGTCGGCCGCAACCTGGTCGTGGAGATCCATGACCAGGGACGGTGGACCCCCGCCGAGATCCCCGGCCAGACGCCGCCCGCGCCCTATGCCACCAGCGGCATGGGGCTCTGGGTGGCCCGGATGATCAGTTCGGACATCACGGTCGAGACCGGGGCCGCGGGAACGTTCATCACCATGTTCTTCAAAGTCTGA
- a CDS encoding NAD(P)/FAD-dependent oxidoreductase → MTTSARILIVGGGYVGMYVALRLQRKLRRDEARITVVNVDSYMTYQPFLPEAAAGSVEARHVVVSLRRVLNKCAILNGWVVGVNPVARTVDLCPHEGPGRTLAYDLLVFAPGSISRTLPIPGLAERGIGFKSVEEAIHLRDHVLGQFDLAESTTDRTVRARALTFVFVGAGYAGVEAMAELEDMARDVCRYYPTVDPGDMRWFLIEATDRILPEVGPEMGRWTVAQLRRRGIDVRLGTRLNSAVEGHIVLDDGTEFDADTLVWTAGVKPSPLVHASGLPLDGKSRVRATAELAVEGFPNVFTAGDCAAVPDLTKPGEMCAPNAQNAVRQARKLADNLVATLRGGKLSPYRHAYAGSVATLGLHKGVAHIYGRKLRGLPAWFMHRTYHLSRVPTFNKKMRVLTDWTFALFFRREIISLGAVTRPREEFEIAVRTDSTFASTR, encoded by the coding sequence ATGACTACATCTGCCCGCATATTGATCGTCGGCGGCGGCTACGTCGGCATGTATGTCGCCCTGCGGCTTCAGCGCAAGCTCCGGCGTGACGAGGCCCGCATCACCGTCGTCAACGTCGACTCCTACATGACCTACCAGCCGTTCCTTCCCGAGGCGGCGGCGGGCAGTGTCGAAGCCAGGCACGTCGTCGTGTCCCTGCGCCGGGTGCTGAACAAGTGCGCGATCCTCAACGGCTGGGTGGTCGGCGTCAACCCCGTCGCGCGGACCGTCGATCTCTGCCCGCACGAGGGCCCCGGCCGCACCCTGGCATACGACCTCCTGGTCTTCGCGCCCGGCTCCATCTCCCGGACCCTGCCCATCCCGGGCCTGGCCGAGCGCGGCATCGGTTTCAAGAGCGTCGAGGAGGCCATCCACCTCCGCGACCACGTGCTGGGCCAGTTCGACCTGGCCGAGTCCACCACCGACAGGACCGTCCGCGCCAGGGCGCTGACCTTCGTGTTCGTCGGCGCGGGCTACGCCGGTGTCGAGGCGATGGCCGAACTGGAGGACATGGCCCGCGACGTGTGCCGCTACTACCCGACTGTGGACCCCGGTGACATGCGCTGGTTCCTGATCGAGGCCACCGATCGCATCCTTCCCGAGGTCGGCCCCGAGATGGGCCGCTGGACGGTGGCACAGCTCCGCAGACGGGGGATCGACGTGCGGCTGGGCACCCGGCTGAACTCCGCCGTGGAGGGCCACATCGTGCTCGACGACGGCACCGAGTTCGACGCCGACACCCTGGTGTGGACCGCCGGAGTCAAGCCAAGCCCGCTCGTGCACGCCAGCGGTCTCCCCCTGGACGGCAAGAGCCGGGTGAGGGCGACCGCAGAACTGGCCGTCGAGGGCTTCCCCAACGTCTTCACCGCGGGGGACTGCGCCGCCGTACCCGATCTCACCAAGCCGGGGGAGATGTGCGCGCCCAACGCCCAGAACGCCGTACGGCAGGCCCGCAAACTGGCCGACAACCTGGTCGCCACGCTCCGGGGCGGGAAGCTCAGCCCGTACCGGCACGCCTACGCCGGCTCTGTGGCCACCCTGGGACTGCACAAGGGCGTCGCACATATCTATGGTCGCAAGCTCCGCGGCCTGCCGGCCTGGTTCATGCACCGGACCTACCACCTGTCGCGGGTGCCGACCTTCAACAAGAAGATGCGGGTGCTGACCGACTGGACCTTCGCCCTGTTCTTCCGCAGGGAGATCATCTCGCTCGGGGCGGTAACCCGTCCCCGTGAGGAGTTCGAGATCGCCGTCCGGACAGATTCCACCTTCGCCTCCACTCGGTGA
- a CDS encoding tyrosine-type recombinase/integrase gives MTTRRSRGDGGLHWDEQRERWIASVTVGYTPAGKRIVKKASGKTKTEAKAKLKEIIRDYDDGLASGPANYTVADAVTGWLTYGLHGRDPNTVANYRTLCDKHIIPGLGARKLRELSAEDVDRWLMGKARTLSARTVRLLHSCLNRSVRFAQSRDKVKRNVVGLCEVPEGKEGRPSKALTLDQAEAILKAASDTRMYAYVVLSLLIGARTEELRALVWSEVDLDGKPGTDSPPWIAVWRSVREGGDTKTRKSRRSLALPRRCVEALREHRAQQAKERETAGARWKENDLVFASLVGTPLDSHNVRRAFRKIVKDAGLPAKDWTPREMRHSFVSLLSDSGVPLEDIARLVGHSGTAVTEAVYRKQIRPVLLGGAEAMDRIFT, from the coding sequence ATGACCACACGACGCAGCCGGGGAGACGGCGGCCTGCACTGGGACGAACAGCGAGAGCGCTGGATCGCCTCGGTGACGGTCGGCTACACCCCCGCCGGAAAGCGCATCGTCAAGAAGGCCAGTGGCAAGACCAAGACCGAAGCCAAGGCCAAACTCAAAGAGATCATCCGCGACTATGACGACGGGCTGGCAAGCGGTCCGGCCAACTACACCGTCGCCGACGCCGTGACGGGCTGGCTCACCTACGGCTTACACGGACGCGACCCGAACACCGTGGCCAACTATCGAACCCTCTGCGACAAGCACATCATCCCCGGCCTGGGCGCCCGCAAGCTGCGGGAGTTGAGCGCGGAGGACGTGGACCGGTGGCTCATGGGGAAGGCTAGGACGCTCAGCGCCCGGACGGTCCGTCTCCTCCACTCGTGCCTGAACCGGTCGGTGAGGTTCGCCCAGTCTCGGGACAAGGTCAAGCGCAACGTGGTGGGCCTCTGTGAGGTCCCCGAGGGGAAGGAAGGGCGACCGTCCAAGGCGCTCACTCTCGACCAGGCGGAAGCCATCCTCAAGGCCGCGAGCGACACGCGGATGTACGCCTACGTGGTGCTCTCCCTCCTCATCGGTGCCCGGACGGAGGAACTGCGGGCGCTCGTCTGGTCAGAGGTGGATCTCGACGGCAAGCCGGGCACCGACAGTCCCCCGTGGATCGCCGTGTGGCGCTCCGTGCGGGAAGGCGGCGACACCAAGACCCGGAAGTCACGGAGATCTCTCGCGCTGCCTCGTCGCTGCGTCGAAGCCCTCCGGGAGCACCGGGCGCAACAGGCCAAGGAGCGGGAGACGGCGGGCGCGAGGTGGAAGGAGAACGATCTCGTCTTCGCCTCCCTGGTCGGCACTCCCCTGGACTCCCACAACGTACGGCGGGCGTTCCGGAAGATTGTGAAAGACGCCGGGCTGCCCGCGAAGGACTGGACACCTCGGGAGATGCGGCACAGCTTCGTCTCGCTGCTGTCCGACTCCGGCGTGCCCCTGGAGGACATCGCGCGACTCGTCGGCCACAGTGGGACGGCGGTGACGGAGGCGGTCTACCGCAAACAGATCCGCCCGGTCCTGCTCGGCGGCGCGGAAGCAATGGACCGGATCTTTACGTGA
- a CDS encoding helix-turn-helix domain-containing protein, with the protein MTAAGSPGERRLYRVCEAMYLLSMSRSVIYEQIRSGRLRSVTQGRTRLIPASAISDYVALLEQEARAS; encoded by the coding sequence ATGACAGCAGCCGGATCCCCCGGCGAACGGCGACTGTATCGCGTCTGCGAAGCCATGTACCTGCTCAGCATGAGCCGCAGCGTGATCTACGAACAGATCCGATCGGGCCGTCTGCGCTCGGTCACCCAGGGCCGTACCCGGCTGATCCCGGCCTCGGCCATCTCCGACTACGTCGCACTACTCGAACAGGAAGCGAGGGCATCATGA
- a CDS encoding replication initiator, producing the protein MSEPSEHDKRERHPEWMIDLAQVINAPGYERWRAMVAGTGGCSHPIHLTGESAIVDASTGEILHAYRTADEPSGHLLVACGNRRASVCPACSEVYRADTFHLIRAGLSGGKGVPETVSTHPRVFVTLTAPSFGPVHTRRENSGAVRACRPRNRDKVCEHGRPVGCHARHETGDERLGQPICSGCYDYTGAVLWQAHAGALWHRFTLEVRRTLASETGLSRTGFGKQVRVSFAKVAEYQRRGLVHFHTVIRLDGPGGGSEPPPAWADHHLLTWAIPQAVRRVSLPSPISDLGRWELVWGDQLDIRPILLDESAEGLSERAVAGYIAKYATKGAEASGTVDHRLSCPACKGRGRLSLTASCGRCHGTGLKPGLHLDALPVTEHARRMIRTCWELGARREFQALRLRPWAHMLGFRGHFSSKSRHYSTTLGDLRGVRAVHRATEARERYGLPALGDETTLVLGHWRFAGSGYTPGEAILAEDVRRRVALARAIAAEQAEREDG; encoded by the coding sequence ATGAGCGAGCCAAGCGAGCACGACAAGCGAGAACGGCACCCGGAATGGATGATCGACCTGGCCCAGGTGATCAACGCTCCGGGTTACGAGCGATGGCGGGCGATGGTCGCGGGAACCGGCGGCTGCTCCCACCCGATCCATCTCACCGGAGAGTCGGCCATCGTCGACGCGTCCACGGGCGAGATCCTGCACGCCTACCGCACCGCCGACGAACCGTCCGGCCATCTACTGGTGGCCTGCGGCAACCGGCGGGCCTCAGTCTGCCCGGCCTGCTCGGAGGTCTACCGGGCCGACACCTTCCACCTGATCCGGGCGGGCCTGTCCGGCGGCAAGGGCGTCCCGGAGACGGTCAGCACCCATCCCCGGGTGTTCGTCACCCTCACCGCGCCATCGTTCGGGCCAGTGCACACCAGAAGGGAGAACAGCGGCGCCGTGCGGGCCTGCCGTCCCCGTAACCGTGACAAGGTCTGCGAGCACGGTCGGCCGGTCGGCTGCCATGCCCGCCACGAGACGGGGGACGAGCGGCTCGGCCAACCCATCTGCTCCGGCTGCTACGACTACACGGGCGCGGTGCTGTGGCAGGCCCACGCGGGCGCGCTCTGGCACCGCTTCACCCTCGAAGTGCGGCGCACCCTGGCCAGTGAGACGGGGCTGAGCCGTACGGGGTTCGGCAAGCAGGTTCGGGTCTCCTTCGCCAAGGTCGCCGAGTACCAGCGGCGGGGCCTGGTGCACTTCCACACCGTGATCCGCCTCGACGGTCCCGGTGGCGGCAGCGAACCCCCTCCGGCCTGGGCCGATCACCACCTGCTCACCTGGGCCATCCCGCAAGCGGTCCGGCGGGTCAGCCTGCCCTCACCGATCAGCGATCTCGGCCGGTGGGAGCTGGTCTGGGGCGATCAGCTCGACATCCGGCCGATCCTGCTCGACGAGTCGGCCGAAGGGCTCAGCGAGCGGGCGGTGGCGGGCTACATCGCCAAGTACGCCACCAAGGGCGCGGAAGCCTCCGGCACCGTCGACCACCGCCTGTCCTGCCCAGCCTGCAAGGGTCGTGGTCGGTTGAGCCTGACGGCCTCGTGCGGACGCTGCCACGGAACGGGCCTGAAGCCGGGCCTTCACCTGGACGCGCTCCCGGTCACCGAGCACGCGCGGCGGATGATCCGCACCTGCTGGGAACTGGGCGCACGCCGAGAGTTCCAAGCACTGCGGCTGCGGCCCTGGGCGCACATGCTCGGCTTCCGGGGCCACTTCTCCAGCAAGTCCCGCCACTACTCCACCACCCTCGGCGACCTGCGCGGCGTGCGTGCCGTACACCGAGCCACTGAGGCACGCGAGCGGTACGGCCTGCCCGCCCTCGGCGACGAGACGACCCTCGTGCTCGGCCACTGGCGCTTCGCCGGATCCGGCTACACCCCCGGTGAGGCGATCTTGGCCGAAGACGTCCGGCGACGCGTCGCCCTGGCCCGTGCCATCGCGGCGGAACAGGCCGAACGGGAGGACGGATGA
- a CDS encoding GntR family transcriptional regulator — METTEDKDVRWRTIANDLRAAILDGRYPPGGALPSEPELVRRYDVSRPTVRKAIDTLVSEGLAYVMRGRGSFVRPMPERQTILISHQNRPDLAAPGNHPDIQAFGWDLALRDVDPEAPLFTSEKITANRDIAIMLGVRTGHPVIHRRSMFHRGHTATIHGASARLEINSYANADMLPDFDDPKRFHQYRKRPAFFYQSLIREHGPVRWMTLTTSRIAYEDERAHLGMDYAEALLIIRRTMAHANGHPIEVTEVKAPANRYEIGYSAELADDPSAVFTPEELADNGITLVI; from the coding sequence ATGGAGACCACCGAGGACAAGGATGTCCGCTGGCGCACCATCGCCAACGACCTGCGCGCCGCCATCCTGGACGGCCGCTACCCACCAGGCGGAGCCCTGCCCAGCGAACCCGAACTCGTCCGCCGCTACGACGTCTCCCGCCCCACCGTCCGCAAGGCCATCGACACCCTGGTCTCCGAAGGACTGGCCTACGTCATGCGCGGACGCGGCTCGTTCGTCCGCCCCATGCCCGAACGACAGACCATCCTCATCAGCCACCAGAACCGGCCCGACCTGGCCGCCCCCGGCAACCACCCTGACATCCAAGCCTTCGGCTGGGACCTGGCCCTTCGCGACGTCGATCCCGAGGCTCCGCTGTTCACCAGCGAGAAGATCACCGCCAACCGCGACATCGCCATCATGCTCGGCGTCCGCACCGGACACCCCGTCATCCACCGCCGCAGCATGTTCCACCGAGGCCACACCGCGACCATCCACGGAGCATCGGCCCGCCTGGAGATCAACTCCTACGCCAACGCCGACATGCTCCCCGACTTCGACGACCCCAAGCGCTTCCACCAGTACCGCAAGCGCCCCGCGTTCTTCTACCAGTCGCTCATCCGCGAACATGGCCCCGTCCGCTGGATGACCCTGACCACCTCCCGCATCGCCTACGAAGACGAACGCGCTCACCTGGGCATGGACTACGCCGAGGCCCTCCTGATCATCCGCCGCACCATGGCCCACGCCAACGGCCACCCGATCGAGGTCACCGAGGTCAAGGCCCCCGCCAACCGCTACGAGATCGGCTACAGCGCCGAACTGGCCGACGACCCCAGCGCGGTCTTCACCCCCGAAGAACTCGCCGACAACGGCATCACTCTCGTGATCTAG
- a CDS encoding transposase family protein — protein sequence MLFYRAAVDLSRQTLNYVAGVIRRHRQAIRSVWRLLNPGQQALLVLVYLRKGETYAELGAGFGISTATAWRYVEETVALLSARSPKLGQALRKAKRDGLHYLVLDGTLIRIDRIKADRPYFSGKHRVHGMNVQVIASPDGAVLWTSGALPGKMHDLSAARIWGILRALEKAGIIILADKAYQGAEGPLITPYKGKDKPESQKRANRSHAKLRGPGERANAQLKSWKILRRLRCSPSKAGHLCKAIAVLQNHRAAQVA from the coding sequence ATGCTGTTTTATCGTGCTGCCGTCGATTTGTCGCGTCAGACCCTGAACTACGTCGCTGGAGTGATCCGGCGGCATCGTCAGGCGATCCGATCGGTCTGGCGGCTGCTCAACCCTGGCCAGCAGGCTTTGCTGGTGCTGGTCTACCTGCGCAAAGGCGAGACTTACGCCGAGCTCGGGGCCGGTTTCGGCATCTCGACGGCCACCGCGTGGCGGTATGTGGAGGAGACGGTGGCGTTGTTGTCGGCGCGCTCGCCCAAGCTCGGTCAGGCACTGCGGAAGGCCAAGCGGGACGGGCTGCATTACCTGGTGCTGGACGGCACGCTGATCCGCATCGACCGGATCAAGGCCGACCGGCCCTACTTCTCCGGCAAGCATCGGGTGCACGGCATGAACGTGCAGGTCATCGCCTCACCGGATGGGGCCGTCCTGTGGACCTCCGGAGCACTGCCCGGCAAGATGCACGACCTGAGCGCCGCCCGCATCTGGGGCATCCTGCGCGCGCTGGAGAAGGCCGGAATCATCATCCTCGCCGACAAGGCGTATCAGGGGGCCGAGGGTCCGCTCATCACCCCGTACAAGGGCAAGGACAAGCCCGAGTCCCAGAAGCGGGCCAACCGCTCCCACGCCAAGCTTCGCGGCCCCGGCGAACGCGCGAACGCCCAGCTGAAGAGCTGGAAGATCCTCCGCAGGCTACGCTGCAGCCCCAGCAAGGCCGGCCACCTCTGCAAGGCCATCGCCGTCCTTCAAAACCACCGCGCCGCGCAGGTCGCGTGA